The following nucleotide sequence is from Rubrobacter radiotolerans DSM 5868.
GGGTTGTTTCGTACTCGTGTACAGAGAAGACCTTAAGAAGAGCGAAATCGCAGAGATGATTCTCTCGTTTCTCGAAGAAATGGAGAGTCTTTTCGAGCGGACGCCCAGACCCTTCATCTACACCGTTACGAAGAACGGAGACTTTAAACAGTACAGACTCTAAGAGACCGGGGTTGGAAGTTGCCTATAATGCCAGAATCCAGGCAACGTACTAGTACTTGGAAAGAGGGATGAGTGGGCGAAAGCGCTCGGGAGAGCTTGCAGCGGTTCGTGGAGTATGCTCGCAAACTCAAGGGTGATGAGAAAGGGGAGGGGCAACTCTTCTGCGAGCATCTGTTCCAGGCGTTCGGGCATGAAAACTTGCAGTCCGCTGGAGCGACGCTTGAGGAGAGGATCAAGGGCAAGGGACGGGGCACGAAGTTTGCAGATCTCGTCTGGCGGCCTCATCTTTTGATGGAGATGAAGAAGCGCGGTGAGAAGCTGGAACGCCACTACCGTCAGGCATTCGAGTACTGGCTTCGGCTCGTGCCTCAAAGGCCACAGTACGTCGTTCTCTGTAACTTCGATGAGTTCTGGATCTACGACCTGAACCTCCAGCTAGAGGAGCCGGTAGACCGTGTGGTACTTGAAGACCTGCCGGATCGCTACCTCGCCCTGAACTTTCTTTTTCCGGAGAACCCGCTGCCACAGTTCGGCAACGACCGGGTAGCTGTAACGAAAGCCGCTGCCGACGACGTTGCCCGGATCTTCAATTCGCTTGTAGCTCGGGGTGAGGAGCGTAGCTTCGCGCAGCGGTTTACCCTCCAGTGCGTTGTCGCGCTCTTCTCTGAGGATGTAGGGCTTCTGCCAAAAGGTTTTTTTACGGCGCTCGTCCATGAATGCCTTGAAGGTGGAAGTTCTTACGACCTTATCGGCAACCTCTTCCGGCAGATGGGTAGCGCAAGTCCTGCACGGGGCGGACGCTACACGGAGGTTCCGTACTTCAACGGCGGCATATTCAAGACAGTGCAGCCGGTGGACTTCACGCCTGAAGAACTCGAACTGCTGGCCGAAGCCGCATCTGAGAACTGGGCAAAGGTGCAGCCGCAAGTCTTCGGGACGCTGTTTCAGAGCAGTATGGACCGGGCCGAACGCCACGCCTACGGGGCGCACTTCACGGCCGAGGCGGACATACAGAAGATCGTTACCCCGACCATAGTGAGACCCTGGCGAGAGCGCATCGAAGCGGCTGACACACTGGCGGAACTGCGCGCCCTTCGCAGGGAGCTTGTCCGTTTCAGAGTGCTGGACCCGGCATGTGGCGCTGGGGACTTTCTCTACGTCGCCTACCGGGAGCTCAAGCGTATCGAGATGGACTTGCTTGCGAAGGTCCACGAGAACTTTACCCGCCTGACTGCGGCGGAGGTCGAGATGTCCTCGCTGGTAAGCCCCCGCCAGTTCTTTGGAATCGAGAAGAACCCGTTCGGAGCGGAGCTTGCGAAGGTTACGCTCGCACTCGCCAAAGAGCTTGCCCTTCAAGAGACGCGGGAGATGCTCGTTTCCCGGAACGCGACCATTCCGCTGGACTTTGACTCATCGCTCCCGCTCGACAACTTGGACGGGAACATCCTCTGCGACGACGCGCTCTTTCGCCCCTGGCCTGAAGCCGATGCCATCGTCGGCAACCCGCCGTTCCAGTCGAAGAACAAGATGCAGGATGAGTTCGGACCAGCATACGTGGGTCGGGTTCGTGAGAGGTACCCCGAGGTCTCTGGCAAGGCTGACTTCTGCACCTACTGGTTTCGCCTCGCTCACGATCACCTGAAGGACGGTGAGCGGGCCGGGCTCGTCGGGACAAACACCATCAGGCAGAACAACTCCCGAGAGAGCAGCCTCGATTACATCACGAAGAACGGCGGGACCATTACCGAGGCCGTCTCGACGCAGGTATGGTCCGGCGAGGCGAACGTCTACGTCTCAATCGTCAACTGGATCAAGGACGAAAGCCCGGGCAAGAAGCTTCTCTACCGCCAGCTCGGCGACCGCCGCGACAGCGACTTCGAGGTAGTGGAACTCGACCACATCGGCCCCGCTCTCTCCGGGAACTTCGACGTTACCGGAGCTGGAAAGCTAAAGGCCAACGCAGACTCACCGACCTGCTACCAGGGACAGACGCACGGCCACAAAGGATTCCTGCTTACTCCCGACGAAGCGCGGGAAATGATCTCCGCTTCTCCCGAGAGCGAGACAATCATCTTTCCGTACATGATTGGTAAGGACATGCTCGATAGAAAACCTCCAGGTCCGAGCCGCTTCTCGATAGATCTGAACCATTGTAAGGATCTCTTTTCGGCGGCGAGGATCGGAGGCGCTGCTTTCGAGCGTGTTCGTGAGCGTGTCCTGCCGGACATGGAGATGAAAGCGCATGGGGAGCGGTTGAAGACCGGAAAGGACTCCGGTCCGCGCCAGAACCACCTCAAGAAGTGGTGGAAGTTCTGGCGCGGCCGGGCAGAGATGATCGATAACATCTCCCGTATCCCGCGCTACATAGCCTGCAGCCGCGTGACGAAGCGTCCCATCTTCGAGTTCGTAGACTCTTCGATCCAACCGAACGATGCTCTGCAAGTCTTCCCGCTTCCTGATGACTATTCCTTCGGCATCCTCCAGTCGGACATCCACTGGCTGTGGTTCGTTGAGCGCTGCTCGACGTTGAAGGGCGACTTTCGCTACACCTCGGACACGGTCTTTGACTCGTTTCCCTGGCCGCAGTCGCCGGATGAGGAAGCCGTACGGCGGGTCGCGGGAGCGGCGGTCGCCTTGCGGGAACTGCGTTGGGACGTGATGAAGAGAAACGACCTGAGTTTCCGGGAGCTTTACCGGATGATGGAGCTTCCCGGCGACAACCCGTTAAAGGCCGCGCAGGAGAGCCTGGACTATGCGGTGAGAGGAGCCTACGGCATGGGCCGGAAGGAAGACCCGCTCTCGCACCTGTTTGCTCTTAACGGGCGGCTTCTGCAGGCGGAGGCCAGTGGGAAGCCGGTTGCAGGTCCCGGCCTCCCGGAAAGCATAGCCGATCCGTCCCGGTACGTTACCGAAGACCGGATCACCTTCGAGGTAAGCTAGTCAGCCTCTAACGCAGAGGACGGGGGTGGAGCTTATCTGCAGCAGCTTGTGCGGGACGGAGCCCAGGATCGCGCTCCGTAGGGGGCTCTCGCCGTAGCTCCCGACGACGAGCATGCGCGCGTCCAGCTCCTCGGCAACGTCGTTGAGGGCTTCTGCGGGACGCTCTCCTACGATGCGGGTCGTTATCGTCTCTACTCCGGCTTCACGGGCGACGCGCTCGGCCTCCTTGAGTATCTCCCGGCCGCGCTCTTCGAGCGCCTCGCGGTAGGCGCGGAACTCCTCGCCCACCCGGCCCGGAGGCTCCGAGGCAAAGACAAGAACGAGCTCGTCGCCGGTGTCGAGGGCGGTCCGGGCGGCGACGGCGAGCGCCGCGTTCGCGCAGGAGGAGCCGTCGCAGCCGACGACTATCTTGTCGGGCGCCATCTTAGCGGTCCTCCGATCCGGGGCGTGCCGCAACACCGCTCTCGGCGGGGGCTCCGGCGGTCTCGGAGACCTTCACCTCGCCCCGGGCGACCTCCGGCGGGACGATCTCCGGGGTGCGGCCGAAGAAGTCGTCGTGGCCGGTCAGGCGCCAGACGACCATGAAGATCACCCCGATAAAGAGGAAGCCGAGGCCGATCACGAGCGGCAGACCGAGCCCGAAGATCGAGCTCCCGGTGTAAGAGGCTCCCGGGTCGGAGAGGTCGACGATCGAGACAAAGAACAGGTACGCAAGAAGCGAGGCCCCGAGAACCGGCGCGACGCCGATGAACAGGAGGTTCTTGACGCTCTTGAAAAGCTCCCGACGGTAGTAGATCGCGCACGCAAACCCGGTGAGCGCGTAGTAGAAGGCGACCATCAGCGAGAGCGCGGAGAGCGTGTCGAAGAGGAAGTTCTCGCTTATGAGGTTCACCGGCACGTACCACACGATCGCGAGGATGCCGATCACGATCGTCGAGACGTGCGGCGTCAGAAAGCGCGGGTGGACGCTCCCCATCGCCCTCGGGAACGCTCCGGCGCGGGCCATAGAAAGCGTCGTGCGGCTCGCCGGGAGGATCGTCGTCTGTGTAGAGGCGAGCGCGCTCGTGAGCACGGAGAGAACGACGAGCAGGTACCACGGAGAACCGAGCACGTCTGTTGCGACCGTCGAGAGGATCGCGTCATCGTCGGCGAACTCCGTTACGGTCCCGATCCCGGCGAAGGCGACCACCGCGACCGCGACGGAGAGGTAGGTCGCAAGGAGGATCACGGTCGAGAACACCGCCGCGAGACCCGGAGCGGAGGCCGAGTCCTCCGTCTCCTCCGTCAGGTTCACCGAGGACTCCCAGCCCCAGTAGATAAACACCCCGATAAGCAGACCCCCGATAAGGGCGCTCGGGTCGTCGATCGCGAGCGGGTTGAACCAGGAGAGCGAGGGTGAGAGCGAGGTCTCCGAAGAGCCGGAGAAGACAAGGAAGAGCGCGACGACCGCGAAGAGGAGGAGCGTCGCGACCTGGGCAACGATAAGGAAGTTCTGGACCCTCGCGGAGAGCTCGATCCCGTAAACGCACACCGCCGTCATAAGGACCATGTACACGACCGCAAGAAGCGTTATGGCGGGCTTGGACGCCGCAAGTCCCTCAAGCGTGAGGAGCAGGTACGTGTAACGCGCCGCAACGTCGGCGAGGGAGCCTATAACGAGTATGCCGGTAACGGAGATCGCCCACCCGCCCATCCAGCCGGCCCACGGGCCCATCGCTCGCGTCACCCAGGAGAAGGTCGTGCCGCAGTCCTGGTCGGCGCGGTTCATGTAGTAGAAGGCCGTTGCAATAAAGAACATCGGGATAAACGAGGCGAAGAGAACCGCCGGGGACTGGACCCCGACCGTAACCACGATCAGACCTATAACCGCCGCCAGCGAGTATGCCGGGGCCGTAGAGGCCACCCCGATGATGAGCGCGTCCATGAAGCCTATCGCGCCCTTCTTGAGCCCCTTGTCCCCCGTCTCGGGGACGGGGGCTCGTCTCTCTCCGGTACCTTCCACCTCTCGCTCCTTTCCCTGTGGACCGTACTCTTTTCGGTGCTCGTCCTCCGGACTCCTACTCGCGGATGATCGGCGCTCGACCCGGGCGCTCGCCAGCGCGCCGCAGCCGGTCTCCGGTCGCCTGAAGGCGCGCCTCGCAGCCGCTCTTTGGGAAGAGGTTGTTGTAAAACTTCGGCACGGCTCTCTACGTCTCCCGTCTCCGCTCTTCGTCGAGAGCGGTAAGGATTTCCGCGGCCGCCCTTCTTCCGGAGAGGACCGCGCTGTTCATAAAGCTCGGGGCCGGGGCGAAGCCCTCCGCTCCGGCGAGGTGGACCCGTCCGAAGACGCTCCCCATCGAGCTTCCGAAGGTCGCCAGGTCACCCGGGGCGAGGATCATGTAGCTCCCCCCGCTCCAGACGTCCCCGGACCAGTTCCGCTCCACGACCGCTACAGGCTCCGGGACACTGTAGAGCTTCCGGAGCGTCCGCACACCCCTCTCTAGACGATCTCTCTCCGGACGGCCAAGTTCCGGCAGAAGCGCCTCCCCGCCGCAGAAGGAGACGATCCCCGCCGCCTCTCCCTCGGGCCAAGCTGCCTGCGAGGCTCCGCAGTACCCGAGAAGCGTGTCCGAGACGGTGAACGGCACGGGGCCGACCGGCTCGTCAAAGACGAAGTGCATCTTTCTCACCACGCCGAACGTCGCCCGGCGACTCATCTTCCTCAGCGGGAGCGGAAGCTCCGGCCGGAAGCGAATGCTCCGCCACACAGGGGGCGGCGCGGCGAGCACGAGCCGCCGGCCTCGGTGCGTCGCGTACCCGTCTTCCGTAGCGCACCGGACAACGACGCCGTCCCTCTCCTGCCGGACCTCGACAACGGGCGAGAGGAGCGAGATGCGCTCTCCGAGCTCCCCGGCGAGCCGCTCGGCAAGAAGGCCCGCGCCGCCCCGGACGCGCAACTCGTTCCCCTTGCCGGGCCCTCCGCGCGTGGCGACCTTGTGTGCGTAGGCGTAGAGGGACATCCGCTCCAGAGGGACTGTCGAGCCACACGAAGCCAGAAGCGTCTCGATGACGTGGAGCCCGGCCTCGCTCATGCCTTCCCGCGCGAGCCACTCCCGGACGCTCGTGTCTGTGTCGCGCTCCCTCGGAGCGTGCTTCAGGAAGCCTTCCGCTCCCTCTCCGCCGAGATCCAGGAGCATCTCGTTCATGCGCCCGTAAACGCGCTCGTCGGGACCGGAGAGAGGCATCGCGTCGGTCGTCTCGCCCCGGACGTGCCAGCGGCCGCCGCTCTTCTTTGCGCCGACGGGGACGAGCTCGAGGCCGAGCTCCCCGGCGAGCGATACAAGCTCCTCGTGCGCTGCGTCGACCCACTCGCCGCCGAGGTCGAGAACGACGCCCTCGACCTCCCGGACCTGCGTCCGGCCGCCGACCCGGTCGCGGGCTTCAAGGACGGTTACGGAGAGCCCGGCGCGCGCGAGGTCCCGGGCCGCCGAGAGACCGGAGAGCCCGGCCCCGATTACAAGGACGTCTGCGACGGGGTCCGTCCGGTCCGGCACGCCGGATGCGGCAACCGCCTGAGCCTTCGCCTGCATGTCCTGTAGTGTCCCTTTCCGGAAGGCAGCTCTGCTAGCTACGGTAACCGAGCTGTCGCTCAAGCTCGGTGAGCGCCCGGTCGGTTATGTCGGCGATCTTTGAGAGCACCTCCTGGTCCGAGACAAGGGCAGGCGAGTACTGGATCACCGGCTCGTCCTTGTCGTCAAAGCGGCAGATAAGACCTCCCTCAAGCAGCGCCCGGCTCAACACCCCCTTGAAGTACTTCTGGTACTCCTCCTCGCGAAGCAGCGTCCCGTCGGCTCGCTCGGGCTTTATCTCTACCGCCCAGAAAAAGCCCATCCCCCTCACCTCCCGGACAATCGGGTGCCCTTCGGCCATGCGCTCAAGCTCTGCGCCAAAGTGCCCTTCCAGATCGTGCACGTGTCCAAGCAGCCCCTCGCGCTCTATTATCTCGATGTTCTTGAGCGCCACCGCACTTGAGACCGGGTGCCCCCCGAAGGTCGAGCCGTGGCTGAACATCTGAGCCCGCTCGCGCAGCGTGTTCGCTATCCGGTCGCTCACCACCACCCCGCCCATCGGCAAGTACCCCGAGGTGACGCCCTTGGCAAAGCTCGTCATGTCCGGCACCACCCCAAAGCGCTCGATGCCAAACCACTCCCCAAGCCTGCCGAAGGCGCAGATCACCGCATCCGAGACCAGCAACACCCCGTGACGGTCGCAGATCTCGCGCACCTTCTTCCAGTAATCGGGAGGGGGAACAAGACAGCCCCCAGCGTTCTGCACCGGCTCAAGGATAACCGCAGCGACCTGATCAGAGCCCTCAGCCTCGATCGCCCGCTCTATCGCCTCAGCCGCCCCCTCAGGGTCCTGCTGGGTGTTGCTCACATGAAAGAAGCCCCCCGGCAAAGGCTCAAACGGCGCCTTGAAAGCCGGAAGCCCCGTAACAGAGAGCGCCCCCATCGTCGTACCGTGATAAGCAACATCACGCGAGATGACCTTGTAGCGCCCCGGCTCCCCGTTAGCCTTGTGGTACTGCCGGGAGAGCTTTATCACCGTCTCAACAGCCTCAGAACCACTAGAGACAAAGAACGTCGAGTTCAAGTCCCCAGGAGCAATAGAAGCGATCTTGTGCGCAAGCTCAAGGCTCCTCGGATGCTGAAAAGACCAGTTCGGGAAAGAAGCCAAGCTCCCTCATCTGCTCGGCAGCAACCTCAGCAAGCTCCTCCCGACCATGCCCGACCTGCGTGGTGAAGAGCCCGGCAAGCCCGTCGATGTAGGTGTTGCCACGCTCGTCGGTAACATAAGCACCCTCACCCGAGACAATGACCGGCAGCTTCGCCCAGTCCTCAGAGTAGGGCGTGAAGTGAAGCATCAGGTTCTCCACACCCGCACGCCAGGTGCCAGAACCCCCGCCCTCGCCAAGTCCTCGCATCACATCCATAGATACACCTCCCGCGGCCGGGACCGCGCTCCTCTCCCTGCATTGCACAAATCCTACACAGTTACTGTAAGGCAGTCAAGCGGGCTGCATGGAGGTTACGGAGCCTGGCTGTCGGAAGCTAGAAGGTGGGAGGAGTGTTGACGTAGATGGCCTCCACAGGCTCGTCGTCGGCCCACCAGCGGTGGGGGGTGGTGGAGTGGAAGTAGAGGGTATCGCCGGACTTGAGGGTGTAGCGGCCCTGATCGCCAAGGTCGAAGTGCATGACGCCTTTTATGACGTAGACGAACTCCTCGCCTTCGTGGGAGTAGAAGCCCTCGCTTCCGGCTCCGGCGGGGATCTTGATGTAGGAAGGGTCCATGGCGTTGTCGCCACAGGCCATCTCCTCGAAGCGCACCCCGTTGTCCCAGGTCATGGCGGGGCGGTCGGAGGCGCGGATCAGGGGCTCCTTCTGCGCGAGGTCGGCCCCGAAGAGTTCGCGGGTCGTTACGCCGTAGGCGTTCGAGAGGAGCCTTAGCGAAGCGACCGAAGCCCCAGATCCGCCCCGCTCCAGCGCCGAGATAAAGGAAATCGAGAGCCCCGTCGCCTCGGCTACCTCCTTGAGCGTCTTGTGCGCCTTCATCCTGAGCCGCCGCAGCTTCTCCCCCGGCGCTCCGACCTCCTGTACCGCCGGCGAGGCGTGCGAGCCGTTCTCGCTCCCGTCCCTCCCGAGCGGCCCCATGACCTTGCGAATCGCCGCAAAGTTCAGCCCTTCGGACTTTCTGAGCTGTTTTATCTTCCTGAGACGCTCGACGTCCGACTCGGAGTAGACCCTGTAGCCGCGCTTCGTGCGCTCCGGCCTCACAAGCTGCTCCCGCTCCCAGAGCCTCAGAGTCTGCGGCGCGAGCCCGACGGAACGCGAAACCTCGCCGATGGAGAACCCTACAGAACCTTCTTTTGTTGCCATGAGACCTCTCTATACTCCGCGTGCCCGCCCGCGCCGGACGGACTCCGCTCTCGCAGAAGCGAAGCACGGAATATAAGTATACTTGTCGTTAAACCTCACTGCCTCCCCCTCACCCGTCCGCCTGTCCGTTCGCCGGGATACATACCCCGAGAATACAGAGAATATTTAATCTTTACATCTTTACTGTAAGGTTGCAGAGTGTTATAAGGCACGATCTATACTGGTGCTTGATCGGTAAGTGGCGAGGTCAGGGGAGTGATGGGGCATGCCCAAAGTCGTAGGGGTACCGAAGGAGATAAAGGACCGGGAGGGGCGGGTGGCGTTGCAGCCCGACGGCGTCCACGAGCTCATCCATCACGGCCACGAGGTCGTCGTGCAGTCGGGTGCGGGAAAGACAGCGGGCTTCTCTGATGGGGAGTACGAGCGGGCCGGGGCCAGGCTTGTGGGGAGTGCAGGGGAGGTCTTTGGGGCTTCGGATCTTATCGTGAAGGTCAAGGAGCCCATACCTTCTGAGTACCCGCTCTTTCGCGAGGGGCACGAGCTCTTCACTTACCTGCACCTCGCCGCAGACAGGGAGCTCACCGAGTTTCTCCTTGAGAGGAAGGTCAACTCGGTAGCCTACGAGACCGTTGAGGATAAGGACGGGAGCCTGCCCTTGCTCACGCCGATGAGCGAGGTTGCAGGAAGGATGGCCACTCAGGCCGCAGCGCACTGTCTTGAGAGCCCTCAGGGCGGGGCGGGGATACTCATGGGCGGAGTTCCCGGCACCCCTGCTGCGCGGGTGACGATTGTAGGTGGGGGGGTGGTTGGCTTTGAGGCGGCGAAGATCGCGGTAGGGATGAGGGCGATCGTGCGGGTGCTCGACATAAACCCAAAGAGGCTTGCCTACCTCGGGGACGTCTTCGGCGGCACGGTGGACCTGGTCGTCCCGAACCGGGCGAGGACGGCAAGCTACGTAGCCGAGTCCGATGTGGTCATAGGAGCGGTGCTTGTTGCCGGAGCGAAGGCGCCGAAGCTCATAAGCAGAGAGATGATCGCCTCGATGCGCCCCGGCTCGGTGGCGGTGGACGTAGCGATAGACCAGGGCGGGTGCATAGAGACGGCAAGGCCCACGACGCACTCAGAGCCCACGTTTGTAGAAGAGGGGGTGGTGCACTACTGCGTAGCGAACATCCCCGGCGCGGTGGCGAGGACGTCAACGCTTGCGCTGACGAGCGTGACGCTGCCGTATCTGCTGAAGATTGCAGCTAGAGGAGTAGAGGGAGCGGCAAGAGAGGACGGCTCGCTCCTGAGGGGCCTCTCGACGCTTGGCGGTGAGCTTGTAAGTGCGCCTGTAGCCCGGGCCCATGAGTTGCCCTTCTCCGACCCTAGTAGCGTACTCGGGTAGCGGGACTCAGGCTTTCTTGACCGGAGCGCCGATGTCTCGGTAGTGTTCCCGGAAAACGGGAGACGGAGGGGCGCATGAGCGGACGGGATGGAGGCGAGAACCTCGTTCGGGTGCTTGGACGGGCAGATGTCCTGGCGCTCGCGTTCGGGGCCATGATCGGCTTCGGATGGGTCGTGCTGGCGGGGTCGTGGTTGCTCGATGCGGGGAGCTTTGGGGCTATTCTGGCCTTTCTTCTCGGGGGGACGCTGGTCGTCTTTGTGGGGCTCACGTACTCGGAGCTCGTTTCGGCGATGCCGAAGGTCGGTGGTGAGCACCACTACGCCTGGCGGGCGCTCGGGTCGAAGGCGGCGTTCGTGGCATCGTGGGGAATAGGGCTCGGGTACGTCTCGGTCGTGGCGTTCGAGGCGGTCGCGCTGCCGACGACGCTTGAGTACATCCTGCCGGACTTCAAGACGGGCTTTCTGTGGACGGTCGCGGGCTACGACGTCTACCTGAGCTGGGTTGCCATCGGGGTGGTCGGGGCGGTCGCGATAACGGCCCTCAACTACTTCGGCATCCGACCGGCGGCGGTCTTTCAGACGATCGCGGTCCTTTTCCTTCTCGGGGTCGGAGCGCTCCTGCTCATCGGGGTGTTCGTCGGTGGCGAGGCCGCGAACTTCCGGCCGTTCTTTGCCGGGGACTTCTCGGTGAGCGTCGCAGGGATACTCGCGGTCGTTATAGCGACGCCGTTTCTCTTTGTGGGCTTCGATGTGATCCCGCAGTCGGCCGAGGAGATAAACCTGCCGTACCGTCAGATCGGGGCGCTCCTCGTCGTGAGCGTCCTGATGGCGAGCGCGTGGTACATCCTGATCATTGTCGGGGTAGGCTCCGGGATGAGCCAGGGCCAGCTGGAGGAGACGAGCCTCGCGACGGCCGACGCTATAGGCAACCTCTTCGGGAGCGCGTTCTTCTCTAACCTCCTGATCCTCGGCGGGGTGGCGGGCATCCTCACAAGCTGGAACAGCTTCATGGTCGGCGGCAGCCGCATCTTCTACGCGATGGCCGAGTCGGGGATGCTTCCGCGCTGGCTCGGGCGGCTCCACCCGAAGTACCGGACGCCCTCGAACGCGATCCTGCTCATCGGCGGTCTCTCCGTGCTCGCACCGTTCTTCGGGGACAGCGCGCTCGGCTGGCTCGTGAACGCGGGAGGGCTCGGGATCGTCATCGCCTACTTTCTCGTCGCGCTCTCGTTTCTCTTTCTCCGGCGCAACGAGCCGGAGATGGAGCGCCCCTTCCGCGCGGGACGCGGTCCGGCGATCGGCATCATCGCCGCCGTCCTGAGCGTCGGCATAGCCGTTCAGTACCTGCCGGGGATGCCCGCCGGGCTCGGCGCGCCGGAGTGGGTCATCGTCGGCGTCTGGAGCGTTGTCGGGCTTGTCTTTCTGCTTCTCATGGACGTCCCGGAGTACGACCGGAGCGGGGATTAGCCCGGGACCTCGCCGGTTGCCTCCCGGGACTTGAGCGCGACGTAGAGGTCGACGCGGCTGTCCATCGAGTCGAGGCTGCGGCCGGTAAGCTCCTCGCACCGCGCAAGCCGGTGGCGCAGGGTGTTGACGTGGATGTGCAGGCGATCCGCCGTCTCCTGCCACTTCCCTCCCGAGGCGAGAAAGGCCGCGAGCGTCCCCGTAAGGTCCGAGCCGCGCCTGCGGTCGTACTCCTCAAGCGGCCCGAGAAGCGTCTCCCGGAACGAAGCGAGCACGTCCTCGTCCCCGAGCGCGAGGAGCAGCGTGTAGGACTCGGCGCGGCCGTGGACGAGGTAGCCGCCCCGGGAGCCCTTCGGATGTCCCCGGCGAGCCGCGAGCGCGGCGGCCTGCCTTGCCTGCACGAGGCTCCGGCGAAGTCCCTCGACCCCGCTCGCGCGCTCCCCGACCCCGACAAAGCACCCGCTCCCGACGCCGCATACCGCTCCGAGTCGCTCGCCGACCTCCTCCGGGGTGCGACCGGCGGTCTGGACAAAGACCGTTACGTCGCGCTTTCCGGTAGCGACGACCACGCCGGGGCCGAGCGGGGCGAGGGACCTCCGGGCGACTTCAAGGACGGCGGCGAGGTCCTCCGCCCTCTCCGGGAGGGCTACGGAGCCGATAAACTCCCCCTCCGGCTCGAGGCCGTAGGCCGAGAGCCTCCCGGCGGCAAAAAGGGTCCGGCGGGCGAGGACCGCCT
It contains:
- a CDS encoding APC family permease is translated as MSGRDGGENLVRVLGRADVLALAFGAMIGFGWVVLAGSWLLDAGSFGAILAFLLGGTLVVFVGLTYSELVSAMPKVGGEHHYAWRALGSKAAFVASWGIGLGYVSVVAFEAVALPTTLEYILPDFKTGFLWTVAGYDVYLSWVAIGVVGAVAITALNYFGIRPAAVFQTIAVLFLLGVGALLLIGVFVGGEAANFRPFFAGDFSVSVAGILAVVIATPFLFVGFDVIPQSAEEINLPYRQIGALLVVSVLMASAWYILIIVGVGSGMSQGQLEETSLATADAIGNLFGSAFFSNLLILGGVAGILTSWNSFMVGGSRIFYAMAESGMLPRWLGRLHPKYRTPSNAILLIGGLSVLAPFFGDSALGWLVNAGGLGIVIAYFLVALSFLFLRRNEPEMERPFRAGRGPAIGIIAAVLSVGIAVQYLPGMPAGLGAPEWVIVGVWSVVGLVFLLLMDVPEYDRSGD